The following proteins are co-located in the Hyalangium minutum genome:
- a CDS encoding lysyl oxidase family protein, whose translation MMIPRRPLLLAALVAAISGCDDEPVSPAPEPTLSQEPIWSLEQSTQNGAFCFGNSFAFEDVNGDGRKDLVAALPTCGWSTTQSMGRVALYAGMDSFFSPNSVLADMTWQNTHSRTSGRGMTVAAGNVNGDAYADLLVRGTYGVQVFTGKADLSTVLAAPVFRVPGNGIFGGAHFSDLNGDGLDDLVSLKAGMASLYLATPQGEGGPFTLVRTLPATSTRQVGDTNGDGAADLLIGLNEESSLYLGCKPGSSLVCEGPVTAQPVWTIARTVQAVFPDQNGDGRAEFFVGEYTSGRTWLHLSDAATGGLSTVPAWSVMGDPLFTGFGRDIEPAGDLDGDGQRTEFVVTAAGRLYLYTPEQGLSAELRPSWAWPASDSFEGPQGEMTGLKLLPAGDLNGDGRDDLIVGIPPVWESSNPGKVIVLSGGKVPDQNPAPFLPEKRNCVTGTGGKPDLTVDGDVLGRSLYVERKAFSDTSCEVLEGCVSGTGERRLLRFSVSIPNFGKGPMVIPGPTTDPSLYQYDSCHAHDHLIEFAHYELKDEKNVVTATGRKQGFYLIDFNPYCMDAAPPADFGLDLGISPGWADIYTSDLPCQWLDITNVPDGVYSLRVAVDTRNIVDEDDVLPNHADVKLRLQGDSVKREP comes from the coding sequence ATGACGAGCCCGTCTCACCGGCCCCCGAGCCCACGCTCTCCCAGGAGCCCATCTGGTCCCTGGAGCAGAGCACCCAGAACGGTGCGTTCTGCTTCGGCAACTCCTTCGCCTTCGAAGACGTCAACGGGGATGGGCGCAAGGACCTCGTGGCTGCGCTGCCCACCTGTGGCTGGTCCACCACGCAGAGCATGGGCCGGGTGGCCCTCTACGCGGGAATGGACTCATTCTTCTCGCCAAACTCCGTGCTCGCGGACATGACCTGGCAGAACACCCATAGTCGCACCTCCGGCCGCGGCATGACGGTGGCTGCCGGCAATGTGAATGGAGACGCCTACGCGGACTTGCTCGTGCGCGGCACCTATGGAGTGCAGGTCTTCACCGGTAAGGCGGACCTGAGCACGGTGCTCGCCGCGCCTGTCTTCCGCGTGCCGGGCAACGGCATCTTTGGCGGCGCCCACTTCAGCGACTTGAATGGCGATGGGCTGGATGACCTCGTCAGCCTCAAGGCCGGCATGGCCTCGCTCTACCTCGCCACGCCCCAGGGCGAGGGAGGGCCGTTCACCCTGGTTCGCACTCTCCCGGCCACCTCGACCCGCCAGGTGGGAGACACCAACGGAGACGGCGCGGCGGACCTGCTCATCGGGCTCAACGAAGAGTCGTCCCTCTACCTGGGCTGCAAGCCGGGCAGCTCCTTGGTGTGCGAGGGGCCCGTGACGGCCCAGCCCGTTTGGACGATCGCGCGCACCGTTCAGGCTGTCTTCCCTGATCAGAACGGGGATGGCCGCGCGGAGTTCTTCGTGGGTGAATACACCAGCGGGCGCACGTGGCTGCACCTCTCCGATGCCGCCACGGGAGGCCTCTCCACAGTGCCAGCCTGGTCCGTCATGGGCGACCCGCTCTTTACAGGCTTCGGGCGCGACATCGAGCCGGCGGGGGACCTCGACGGCGATGGCCAGCGGACCGAGTTCGTGGTGACCGCGGCGGGGCGCTTGTACCTCTACACCCCGGAGCAGGGACTCTCCGCGGAGCTGCGCCCGAGCTGGGCGTGGCCGGCGTCGGACTCCTTCGAGGGCCCGCAGGGGGAGATGACCGGCCTCAAGCTCCTGCCTGCGGGTGACCTCAATGGCGACGGCCGGGACGACCTGATCGTGGGCATCCCTCCTGTCTGGGAGTCTTCGAACCCGGGCAAGGTCATCGTGCTCAGCGGGGGCAAGGTGCCGGACCAGAACCCAGCGCCCTTCCTGCCGGAGAAGCGCAACTGCGTCACGGGCACGGGTGGCAAGCCAGACCTTACCGTGGACGGAGATGTGCTGGGCCGATCGCTCTACGTGGAGCGCAAGGCGTTCTCGGACACCTCGTGCGAGGTGCTCGAGGGCTGCGTGAGCGGCACGGGCGAGCGGCGCCTGCTGCGCTTCAGCGTCTCCATTCCCAACTTCGGCAAGGGGCCCATGGTCATCCCCGGGCCCACGACGGATCCGTCGCTCTACCAGTACGACTCGTGCCACGCGCATGACCATCTCATCGAGTTCGCTCACTATGAGCTGAAGGATGAGAAGAACGTGGTGACGGCCACCGGGCGCAAGCAGGGCTTCTATCTGATCGACTTCAACCCCTACTGCATGGACGCGGCGCCGCCCGCGGACTTCGGGCTGGATCTGGGCATTTCGCCGGGCTGGGCGGACATCTACACGTCGGATCTGCCGTGCCAGTGGTTGGACATCACCAACGTGCCGGATGGCGTGTACTCGCTGCGCGTGGCGGTGGACACGCGAAACATCGTGGATGAGGACGACGTACTGCCCAACCACGCGGACGTGAAGCTGCGCCTCCAGGGAGACAGCGTGAAGCGCGAGCCGTAG